In Solanum lycopersicum chromosome 5, SLM_r2.1, the following are encoded in one genomic region:
- the LOC101251478 gene encoding non-classical arabinogalactan protein 30-like, with translation MAIKIQVILFVSSFLLAFGYGHGPAQPVDMTTTTVVIEGMVYCQSCDTYGSWSLQGAKPIASAKISVICKNYKKRVNFYKAFETNEYGYFYAELQGYKMGHSYLDHPLQSCHVKLVNSPQEKCNVFSNINYGINGAPLRFDDKVIDRSDYKAVIYTAGPLAFRPADCPPK, from the coding sequence ATGGCTATTAAAATCCAAGTTATCTTATTCGTATCGTCGTTCCTTCTAGCATTCGGGTATGGTCATGGCCCGGCCCAGCCCGTTGACATGACAACGACGACTGTGGTGATTGAAGGCATGGTATACTGTCAAAGTTGTGATACATATGGATCATGGTCATTGCAAGGGGCTAAGCCAATTGCATCTGCTAAAATTAGTGTCATATGCAAAAACTACAAGAAAAGAGTGAATTTTTACAAGGCATTTGAGACAAATGAATATGGTTATTTTTATGCAGAGTTACAAGGTTATAAAATGGGACATTCTTATCTTGATCATCCACTTCAATCTTGTCATGTGAAATTGGTCAATTCTCCACAAGAAAAATGTAATGtttttagtaatattaattATGGAATCAATGGTGCACCACTAAGATTTGATGATAAAGTTATTGATAGAAGTGATTATAAAGCTGTAATTTACACTGCTGGTCCTTTGGCTTTTCGACCAGCAGACTGTCCTCCAAAATAA